A single genomic interval of Cytophagales bacterium harbors:
- a CDS encoding T9SS type A sorting domain-containing protein: protein MRKILLILSGILFYFTGISQSVVPEVYATSGDHYTGTNAQLSWTIGEPVIETVSNTNNIITQGFHQTNYDITSIKENPDLGFNMSVFPNPVSNTLQININGDVDNSNLKIELMDITGKILTNEKIAGTVITYQLNMREYAPGSYFLRITNEKEQLINSYKIQKIN, encoded by the coding sequence ATGAGAAAAATATTATTAATTCTGTCAGGCATACTATTCTATTTTACAGGTATAAGCCAATCCGTTGTACCCGAAGTTTATGCCACTTCAGGCGACCATTACACAGGAACCAATGCACAGTTAAGCTGGACAATTGGCGAGCCGGTAATTGAAACTGTCTCAAATACCAATAATATCATCACACAGGGTTTTCACCAGACAAATTATGATATAACAAGCATAAAAGAAAACCCGGATTTGGGTTTCAACATGTCAGTTTTTCCTAATCCTGTTAGCAATACCTTACAGATTAACATTAACGGTGACGTTGATAACTCAAACCTGAAAATTGAATTAATGGACATAACCGGAAAAATATTAACAAATGAAAAAATTGCCGGTACTGTTATTACCTATCAACTCAATATGAGAGAATATGCCCCAGGCAGTTATTTTTTAAGAATAACCAACGAAAAAGAACAACTAATCAATTCATATAAAATTCAAAAAATCAATTAA